One Formosa sp. Hel3_A1_48 genomic window, GTAGGAACATTATTGTCTATGTTTGCAAGTGTTTTGGTAGTATTCATTATTTTGTTTATTGCATTGCCAATATGGGAGTTTATTTATGGTTTAATTTCCACATTAATTAAGTGGATAAAAGGACCATATATCCCTCATAAAGCTCTTTAAATGAAATAAACTCTTAACAAGAACTATTGTTTTTTTTAGAACATTGCTCAATTATGCATACAATTTATCCCCAAGAATAATTTATTGTTTTTGGGGATATTATTTTAATTTGGTGTTCAGGTATTTAACCAATGAAAAAAATAACATTGCTATTATTTATTACTGCATTATTTCAAATTAATGCTCAAAATAAATACTTAAAAAAAATGGGGGGGGGGTGATGGGAAATTATTTTATATTCTACAGAAAGAAAAAAATTGACTTTTCCAAATCTTTTACAATTCAATATGTTGCTAAATTAAAGGACGAAATGTCTTTAGTTGCTGAAATGACTCGTGATGACATAATTAATTATCTCGAAGGCAAATCTGAAATAATGGATTTAGTTAAAAAAGACGGTGATTGGGTGTGTGTTTCTGACTATTTGATTTTTATAACCAATACAGGGGTTAAAATTATAAAGGGCAATGAAGATGTATTACACGTATTCATCAAAAACCCTATGAAATTTTGGAGAAAAAGAGCAAAAGAATATACATCTATGAGATTGTCTCTTCCTCACATATTAGAAAGGTCAAGTGAGGAAATAATAAATGTATACTAAGCTCAATGATTTGAGTTTTTTATAGGTTTCTGTAAACGCTCTAAGCTTTTGAAGGTCTTTCAAGAAAAAGTTCGATAATTGGTCTACGTTGTGTACGATTTATTCTCAAAAATATTTCATTTACCATTAATTAGCCTTACGACTAAATAGCGCCTAACCATTATCCAAATCGATTAAAAATTCTACTAGATTTTGCTCGCGTTTGAGGTTCAATTTTTTTCTTAGCCTATAACGAGCAAGCTCAACACCCCGAGTAGTAATATTTAAAAGCTTTGAAATCTCTTTAGAACTCATATTCATTCTAAGAAAAGCCGCTAATTTTATTTCTCTAGGTGACAGCCTTATATTACTCCTCGATAATTTTTCTAAATAATTGCCGTGTACCTGATCAAAATGATATGCAAACTGATCCCAAGAATCGTTATCCGATAACTCCTGATCTATAGTTTTGATTAAACGTTTTAACTCTTGACTAGAGCTTCCTAGGTTTAAAGTACCTGCTATCTTGTCTTGTATATTTTTGATGAACTCTTTATTTTTTAGAAATTGCATCGTGATAGATGTCAACTGTTCGTTCTTTAGGTCAAGCTCTGTTTGTAACTTTTCGGTTTGTAGTTTGTCAATCTCTTTATTCTTAATTTTAAGTTCTTTTTCTTTTTCTTTTGTGATAAATGAAGTTTCTATTTTGTGTCTTCTTTGTTGAATTAACGGGATCAAAACAAATCCCAAAACTCCAATCCCAAAATATGCGAGCCTGGCAGCTTTAGTTGCGTACCAAGGTGCTAGAACCTTAAATGAGAAACTGGATGTTTTGCTCTCTATACCATATATGTTGAGCGCTTTAACTTCAAAAGTGTATTGCCCATAGGGCAAGTGCTCATAGCCTTTCTCATTCAGTGGCGACCACTTGGACCAATCCTCGTCTAATGGCGTTAATTTATAGCTGTATTGTAAGTCTTCAAAACCATCAAAGTAAGGAGATACATAACTTATTTTGAGGTTTTGTTCTGAGTGTAATTCTAAAGATTTTGATAGAGATGGGGTAATGATTGCTGTTGAGTCTTCACTTTGTGTAATTTCAATAGATCTCACAAGTACAGAAAAATCTTTAGTTATTTGATGGTCCTTTAAAGGATTGTAATGGATAAACCCTTCTTTTGCTCCCACTAAAATATTCTGATCATCAAGAATAGATATATTTTGGAGGTCATCATTTATTAATTTATTGATATGCTTAAAGACTTGAGTTTCTTTTTGGAACTCACCATAACTCTTTTGTTTAAGAACCCCAAGTTCTTGATCTTGAATGTAATAAATAGAGTTATCTGCGCTGGACACAAGTTGACTAACATGCGTTTTACCCAACATTTTATCAAAAAATAAATTCGAAGAAAATTTTAAAGAATCCGTATTAAAATCAAATATTCCATGCTCAGAGGTAAAGATTAATTTCCCATTCAACATATAAGAACTAATTAAAATGTTAGACGGAAACCCACTATGTTTACCAAAGTGTTGCACTTTATTTTTGAGTTCCAAGTTGTTGTCTAATTGTACCTTGTATGCGCCTTTATAGCCGTGGGTCATCCAAAGGGTAGAGTCGTTTTCAAACTTTAAAATTCTCGATGACTCTGTTAGGTTGGGAATTTCACCAACCCGATTCCATTTGCCATCTAGTCTTTTAAAATACCGTATCCCTTGATAGTCGCCCCCTAAAATAAGGTTAGGATCTGTTGTTTTAATAAATTTCCAACTTCCAATATCATGAAATTTATCTAACCCCTTATCCTTGATTACAAAAGCACCTTGATGATGATTTAGAATAAGTTCATTATCAATCTGTGAAAAATCATATACTTGCCCCTCACTCCCCCGGATAAATTCATATTTACGGGTTTTTCTAGGTTCTTGTGCAAAATTTTGCAAAAAAACGCCATTACTTGTTCCTAAATAAACGGATTCATTAAAATTATGGGCTGCATATCCTGTACCCTCAACCCCTACTTCTTCATTTAGTAATGAAAAAGGCAAACTCATTTTTAAATAATCAATACCGTTATTTAGGGCAATCCATAAATTATTAAAAGTATCTTCATAAACAGATTTTACAGTTCGATCCGATAATCCATTATTTTTTGTAAAGTGATGTTTTACGGAAAAGTTAGAATTGAGAATAAATAACCCATTATTTTGAGTGCCTATGGCATAATCGCCATTGTTTAGTCTGATTCCTGAGTTTATAGAGCCAAATTCTTTAGAATAATCTTTAAAAGGTTTCTTAAAGTTACCAGATTTGTATAAGATTCCGGTTTTACTAAAATAAAGATCATCAACCCCATTTTCTAATACCGCAACGATTTCCGGTAATAATTTAGTTCCAATGATGGGTTCAAATTTGCCATTGACAAATTCAAATAATCCTTCTTCATAAAATTGAGCTATGATCTTATTCCTATGTTTGAACGATGCTTGTAAAAAACCTGGTGACTCTAATTCTTTTATTTCATCACCATTATAAACTAAAAGTTTACTTTCTGTATTAAAATATATATTCTTGTTGATTTCGATAATATTCCAGATTTCGGAGAATGACTTCAGATCAGGTCTAAGATTGTCGACTAAGGAGGTAAATTTTAGTCCGTTTTGGGTATTTTTGAAATAACCGATTTGATTTTGGCCTCCTACAAAAATCCGATGTTGATTATCGATTTTAACTGCTCGAATTTTTGTTGATAAAGGCACTTTGAATTTATGCCACTGACTGCCATCAAATTTCAAAAGACCTTCGTTATTGGCGACGTACAATATGCCATCGGAGTCTTGATCAAACCTCCAATTTTGAATACTTCCACTGTAGTCTTTGGAGTCAAAATGAGATTTAAGAGGGATTTTACTCAAATTAAATGAATCATTCGTCTGAGAAAAGGTTTCACAAACAAATAAAATTAGTAAACAAAAATTTAAAGCTCGAATAGGCATACTGTGAGTTTTATTTTAAAATCTAATGTATTAAAAAAAAACAACATACAGATTAAATTAAATTTTATGAGAATTTTTGATGAGTTATATTTAACAGCGTAGCGAGTTTTTGATGAGGTGTTTTCTCTAATTATAAATATAAATGATTCTACATTTGAGGCATTATTAATTTATTTAATGTACGTGTTGCAATTAACTAGCCAGTTAAACTTCTGTAACATGTAATTTAACCACAATACATAAAAAAATTATCATGAAAAAAATTACTTTATTATTAATCTTAGGTTTGATGGCCACTTTTGGGTTTGCTCAAAACCTTATTACAAACGGAACGTTTGATGATGCTTCGGGTTGGACCGTAGTTAATCAATATGGAACGGACAGTACAAATGGATCTGTTGAAATCTCAGGAGGTCAAGCAACAATTGAAAAAATAGACGCTAGCGACGGCGGTTGGATTCATATGGGTCTCTATACGAGTGTAACCTTAACTGCTGGTTTTTATCAATTCGATATGGATATGACTTTTGGTGGTATCAATTCAATATGGGGAGAAGTTTACATTGGTGCAACTGAACCAGTTCAAAACGTTGAATATAGTGGTGATTTACAAGTACTTAAAGCTTATAATGCTTGGGATTGTACACAAACCTACTCTGGCTCAGCTGTTGCCTTTGGATGTGATGATAGCAGTCCAGGGAATTTTCAAATTACTGCAGATGGAACATATTATTTATTGTTTAGAACAGGTGGCGGAACATTTGGTGATAACGGTATAGTTTTAGACAATTGGTCATTAGTTGCTGACGCAGCACAACCAGTTGCAAATTTTTCTGAATCAACGTCCGAATCCAATCTTGAGGCAACTTTTACTAACACGTCTACAGATGCAACAAGTTACTCCTGGGATTTTGGTGATGGCAATGTATCTGCCGACGAAAACCCGGTTCATTCATATACTTTTAAAGGACAGTATATTGTTACTTTAACAGCTACGAGTTCTGAAGGTTCTAACGTGTTCAGCAAAGAGATTTTTGTTGGTGCAGTCTCTACTCCTATTTCTGAGTTTAATTTCGATTTTAGCTCACCAACACCTCTTAGAAATGAGAGACTTATTGATTATAGTGAAGCTAATGGCGTTGCAACAGCTACAGGTGTAAATGACGATTGGTGGTCTCAAATAAAATATCTGCATAATGCTGGAATTGATTTATCTGGAGAAGATAGAGGGATTGCAGTAAAAGTTAAAGGACCGAGAACATCACAACTTACTATAAAAATTGAAAGTAATGGTCCGGAGCATAGTGTGACAGCTGATTATACAACTCCAAATTCTTGGCAAACACTTCTATTTGATTTTTCTAGTTTTAACTCTACCAACAACACCAAAATAGCTTTGTTTTTTGACATTCAAACTAATTTTGATGATACGGTTGACCCTAACCTTAACGTTTTTCAAGTTGACGACTATGTATTTGGCGAGTTTGCCTCGCTTGGGGTAAACGATTTAAAAATGAATGAAGCTACTGTGTATCCAAACCCAACAACCAATTTTTGGAATATTTCTACAAATAATATTCAGATTAATTCTGTAGATGTTTTTGATATTCTTGGAAAACGAGTGATTTCATTACAACCTAATACAATGTCAACAACAATTGACGCAACAAATTTAACACCTGGAGTCTATATCAGTAAAATCCGTACCGAATTAGGAATAGAAACTAAAAAATTAATCAAACACTAAACCAACGATTTTTTTTAATAAATATCCCTGGCTTAAAGTCTTAAGCTGGGGATTAATTTAGATTCTAAAGAACAGGAAACACTTCGTTTTTAAGCTAACAACCAAACTATAAAACAAGCATGCAAAATACAGGTCACCCAAGAAGATGACTTTAAGCTAACAGCATGTGGACTTTTAAACATTAATAAATATGAACCACATGAAAACAAGATTCTTAAATTGTTTCAAAAAACTTAAGAGAACAAATCTGCTGACATTAGTATTTATACTATGTGTAAGCAATGGTTTGGCTCAAAACTTAGTTTCTGGAAATGTCTCTGATGAGGTGACAAAACAACCCATTCCAGGTGTGACAATACTTATCAAAGACTCCATTAAAGGAACAACTACAGATTTTGATGGAAACTTCACAATTGAAGTCTCAACAACTGATATTCTTGTAGTTTCATACTTAGGATACCTTACTCAGGAAATAGAAGTAAATGACACATTAGATTTTACACTACTGCTCCGAGAGGATACAAGTGAACTAGATGAGGTTATCGTAGTTGGTTATGGGACGAAATCTAAGCAAAAAATAATCTCAGCAGTCTCCATTGTAGATGAGGAAGCGCTTAAGGCATTACCCGTCGCTACGGTAAGTAATGGTTTAGAGGGATTGGCTTCAGGTTTATTTGTGAGGCAAACTTCTGGGGAACCAGGGTTTAGCAATTCTTCATTTGAAGTTAGAAACTTTGGTAATGCTTTGGTAATTGTTGATGGTGCCCCAGGCGATATAAACCAACTTGAAGCAAATGAAATCGAAAGTATATCCGTACTGAAAGATGCAGCAGCAGCTGCGGTTTATGGTGTGCAAGGGGGTAATGGTGTGGTTCTCATCACAACTAAAAAAGGAAGGTATGGAAAACCGCAATTAACGTATAGCAACCAATTTACATACACATCTCTAACGTCTTATCCTGATTTTCTGACCTCTGCACAATACGGCGAAGTTTTAAACGAAGGCTTTAGAAATTCTAATCAAGCTCCATTTTATACTGAGGATGAAATTGAATTATTTCGATCTGGAGCAGATCCAATTAATTATCCAAACACAGATTGGAAAAGTATGGTCATAAAAGACTGGGGCTTTCAACAACGTCACAATTTAAACCTTACAGGAGGTACAGAAAAAGTGAACTATTTTGTTTCTGCAGGTTATCTTGACCAAGGGTCGAATTACAACGCCGATGTCTTATCGTATCAACAATACAATTTGCGTTCTAATCTTAATGCAAAGGTTACAGAGAACGTGCAATTAACATTTAATCTGGCCGCTCGTAGAAAGATGAATGAAGCACCAGCCTATTCTGCCTATGATATTTTTAGAGAATTAAGTAGAGCACTTCCAACAGACTTAGCGTACTACCCTGATGGAACACCAGCTAAACCAAGTGTGAGTCCGAATCATATTGCTGAAGGAATAAAAGATTTTAACGCGGGCTATTATCGAAGAAAAAACAATAATTTCGATGCTAAACTCTCCTTAAAATGGGACATCAACCAGGTGCCTGGTTTGAGTTTAAAAACCTACGCCTCTCTTATATATGACACTTCATTTCAAAAAGATTGGGGGAAGACCTATAACCTTTACACTCTAAACAGACAAACAGGAAATTATGACATATTCCGTGCCACTCCAGAAGGGTCCTTTAGTGATACTGTACTAGAACAAGGCACCAGCTATAGCAATCAATACGTTTTACAAGAATCCATTACTTACGACAAAAAGCTTGGAGACCACAGTATTTCGGCATTGGCATTAATGGAGGTTCAAAAATCTCAAGGAGAAAATTTTAGTGGAAGACGACAAGATTTTCAGTCCACACTAATCGATCAGCTTTTTGCAGGTTCTCTAGAAAATCAAGGTGCTGATGGAGGTGAATATCGTGAAAATCGTATGGGCTTTGTAGGACGATTAAGCTACGACTATAAATCAAAATATTTCTTTGAATCTACCATAAGACATGACGGGTCTTCACGTTTTGCTCCCGGGAAAGAATGGGGGACATTTCCTTCTGTTTCACTAGGATGGAGACTGTCTAATGAAAAGTTTTTCGAGCCTTTAAAAAATACAATTTCTGACTTCAAGCTAAGAGGGTCAGTAGGAACAGCTGGGTATGACGGAACTGCTGCATACCAATGGTTAAGTGGTTTTAATTATAATTTTTTCTGGATCCCTGGTGATGCTGCGGTTCCAACTATTGATAACACTGCACTGGCAAACGTTGATCTTACATGGGAAACAAACACCACATATGATATTGGTTTTGATGCTGCATTATTTAAAAATGAGCTTACAGTATCATTTGACTACTTTTTTAGAAAACGAGAAGATGTAATTGCGAGAGCCAGCTCCAGTATTCCAAGTACATTAGGAGTTGCTGTAGCAGACCAAAACTTATATGAATTTTCGAATCAGGGTTTTGAATTTTCCTTAAACTACAAAAAGCAAATAAACGACAACCTTAAGGTTAATGCCTTATTAAACTTTTCAAAATCAAGAGAAAAGGCGGTATTTATTGACGAAGCATTTCAAGAAGATCCATTTATGAGAGATAACCTGACTGTAACAGGAGGTTATACAAACCTGAGAAGAGGTTATATTTCGGAGGGGCTTTTCCAAAATCAAGATCAAATTGATCAATGGGCAGTCCAAGACGGTAATGGAAACGCCACTTTGCAACCTGGAGATATAAGGTATAAAGATTTAAATGGTGACAACATCATTGATGTTAAAGATCAAAAAGTCTTTGGTGTAGGCGATAAACCAGCTATTAATTACTCGTTAAACCTAGGTGCTGAATACAAAAACTTTTCATTATCTGTATTATTAACAGGCGCTGCTGGTTACGATATTTATCTAGATGGTGAGGCACAAAGCCCATTGCGAAATGGATTTAACGGCTACAGTTATCAACTCGACTATTGGACACCACAAAATACTGGAGCTACCTTCCCAAGAGTATCTGATGGTGGATTTAACGACAACAACTACAAATACTCTGATTTTTGGTTAAGGAATGGAAAACATCTCAGATTCAAAAATATCAACTTGAGTTACACCCTGCCAAAATTCAAAAACAATGCAGGTTTTGAAAAAATGACGGTATTTGTAACAGGTTATAACTTATTTGTTATTAAAGATTACAAAGAAGAATTTGATCCACAAAATACTTCCTCGGTAGGCTGGTATTATCCACAAACAAAATCCATAACATTTGGTGTAAACATAACACTATAAAAAAATTACTATGAAACGTATAAATATAATTTTTGCGCTATTCGCACTCACATTCATTACTTGCGATGATGACTTTTTGAACGAACCGCCATTAGATCGTATCACTGAAAATGATGTCTGGAATGACAAAGCTCTAATGGATACATATTTCTTTAAAATTTATGACCGAATGCCTTGGGACTATTTGGAAAGTTTCTGGGATGTAGGTGGCTGTCAAAGGGATGGGATTTCTGATTTAGCTAGAGGCACCTATACTTGGACAGCATTATTAAACCAATACAGACCTGGGATTTGGGGTACCGCAAATAACACCTGGCCTCTAGATTGGTGGGGCTATGATATAATTTGGAAAATCAATTACTCTATTGAAAATTTAGAACAGATTCCCAGCTCTGTACTCACAACTGAAGAACGTAACAACCGACTCGGAGAAATGCACTTTCTAAGAGCTTACTGTTATTTTGCTTTAGTAAAACGCTACGGAGGTGTCCCAATTATTCTCGTTCCTCAAAATCCAGACACTACCCCGCAAGAAGAATTATTTCCAAGCAGAAACACTGAAAAACAGGTGTATGACCAAATTTTATCAGATGCACAATCAGCCTTTGATTTACTACCAAATAGATGGGTGACTCAAAATGGAAGAGCTTCAAAATGGGCCGCTAAATCTTTAGAATCTAGAGCCGCATTATACGCAGGGAGTATTGCAAAATACGGTACAGTTCAGCTTGATGGAGTGATAGGAATCCCTGCTTCAGCTGCAGATGCCTACTACCAAATATCTTTAAGTGCTTCACAAACTGTTATTGCTGAAGGAGGGTATTCACTCTTTAATCAATATTCTGATCCCGCAACCAATTATGCCAATTTATTTCTCGATGAAACAGATGATGAAGCCATTTTTACAAAAATTTGGATTCCATTTGAAAAAGGTCATGAGTATGATTTACATAATGTACCTTTTAGTTATCGATTAGATTGGGGAGCAAGTATGTCGCCAACAAAACAACTCGTTGACAGTTATGAAGTACTGAGCACAGGAAAGTTGCCAAATGAAGTGGGTTCTGGATATGACGAAACGAATCCATGGGAAAATCGTGACCCTCGTCTAAAGGGAACCATACTAACCAATAATGACATATTTCAAGGAGAGCCAGTAGAAATATGGTATGGCACAGAAACTGGCGGAACTATCGATACCGGAAGTGGTACTGGAATTGGTAAGGATGGACTTAATATCCACCCCGATGCCACAAAAACTGGATTTTATGTACGAAAATACTTAGAAGATGGTGATTCACCTCTTTTTGTACCACAATATTATTCAGGTCAAGATTGTCTTATTTTTAGGCTAGGGGAAACATATTTAAATGCCGCAGAAGCCGCAATGGAATTGGGAATAGAAACGTCTGCAAGAGACTATATTGAAGTAATAAGAACCCGAGCAGGCTTGCAACAAAACTTGCGTTTAGAACCATATTCAGGTACCGAATTAAGAGATCGAATTCGTAATGAAAGAAAATTAGAGCTTGCATTTGAGGATCACCGCTATTGGGATGTGAGAAGATGGCGTATTGCAACAGAAGCTTTGAGTATTCAGGTTGAGGGCGTCAGAACACTAAGACATGTTGATCTTGCTGGAAATGAAACATTTACCTATGAAACTTTTGATGCAGAGGCATTGCCAATGAATTTTGATCAACGCCATTATTACCTCCCTATAGGTCAAAACAGAATAAATAACAATTCAAACCTTATAGAAAACGTAGGGTACTAAATTCCAAATAGATAAACATATGAAACTAATTAAATTTTTAAGTTGGGCTTTTATTGTAGGAATTATTTCAATTTCTACTGGATGTGCAGACGACGTTGAAGAGGCTGTTGCAACTCCTACGAGTGAGGATGCCTTATTTACATTTGAATTTGATTCCGAAAATCCAAATATGGTACATTTTTCAGCAATACCAAATGATGCAAACTGGTACACTCATTGGGATTTCGGAGACAACTCTTCAGCTGAAGGGTATGAAGCCACTAAAATTTTCTTTGACAGTGGAGATTATGATGTGAGGTTTAGAATATTTACCGAGGGCGGTGTTGCAGAGTCATTTCAAACAGTGGTTATAAACGATGACTTTGAAGCGCCTAACCTCATTCAAAACGGAGAGTTTAACGGTAGTGATCCGTGGATTGTTTTGCCTATTTCTGACGGTGTTGATGTTTCTTTTGATAATAATGAAGCTAAATGGACAGGTGGCAGTTGGGGACAAGTAGGAATATATCAGCCCATGCAACTTTTAGCAAATAACGAATATCAAATTTCAATGGATATTAAAGGAGGTCCTTTAACAGATTCTTGGTTTGAAGTCTATGTGGGAATGGAAACACCTGTTGAGGGTCAAGACTACACCGATGGCGGAATGCGTTTAGCCCTTAATACTTGGGAAGGTTGTGGCGGAGAAGCTTTTGAGGGCGATTTTGCAGCGTACAGTTGTGTCGGTACAGGTTCAACGTTCGAATTTCCGACGGCCGGGACTGCCTATTTAGTAATTAGAGGTGGTGGAGCAAACTATGGTTCCGAAGGCGTCACAATTGACAATGTAACAGTTAGATCCCTTGATTCATTCGCACTCGCTGTTGTTGCAGATTTTGAATTTGTAGCATCTAATCTCACAACAACCTTTACAAATACATCTGCGAATGCAACAAGTTATTCATGGGATTTTGGAGATGGTTCTGGGACATCAACTGAAGAAAATCCAACTTACAGCTATACGGAGGGTGGTACTTATATGGTAACATTAACAGCCACTAATGAAGCCGGTTCGGCTGAAATTACAAAAGAAGTCACAGTAATTGATCCAGCTGCTGCACCTACCGCAGGGTTCACATTCGAAACTTCTAATCTTACTGCATTGTTTACAAACACATCTGCAAATGCGACAAGTTATTCATGGAATTTTGGAGATGGTTCTGGCACATCAACAGATGAAGACCCAGAATACACCTATACAGCAGCAGGCACTTACACGGTTACATTAACTGCAACAAATGATGCTGCAGTTTCAAACGAAATTTCGCTTGAAGTGACCGTAGAAGAACCCGTTTACACGAATCTTATTACAAATGGAGGTTTTGACGATTCAAGTGGTTGGACAATTATTAACATTGACCCTAATGATAATGGAATCGGTTCCGTTACTATCGCAGATGGCGTTGTGACGTTTGCAGAAACACAAAGTCCAAGCGAGTGGAAACACTGGGCGATTTATACCCAATTGACCTTGGATCCAGGAATATATCAATTTGACATGGACATGACCTATACCGATATTAATGACGTTTGGGGCGAAGTATATATCGGTGCTACACAGCCTGTGGAAAACACTGGAGATTACAATGGAGACCAGTATGTCCTCAAGGCGTATAATGCCTGGGATTGTGGCGATTTAAAAACCTATTCTGGACCAGCAGTTGCTGGAGGTTGTGACACAACTCAAAACCCAGGGCAATTTGAAATTACAGCTCCTGGAACGTATTATTTATTATTTAGAACTGGTGGTGGTCAATGGGGTAACGAGGGAATCGTTTTAGACAACTGGTCGGTATTGAGACAATAATTTAGAATAGTATTAGAATATTAAACCCAAAAAAATAATAATTCAATGAGAAATTATGTGCTTT contains:
- a CDS encoding RagB/SusD family nutrient uptake outer membrane protein produces the protein MKRINIIFALFALTFITCDDDFLNEPPLDRITENDVWNDKALMDTYFFKIYDRMPWDYLESFWDVGGCQRDGISDLARGTYTWTALLNQYRPGIWGTANNTWPLDWWGYDIIWKINYSIENLEQIPSSVLTTEERNNRLGEMHFLRAYCYFALVKRYGGVPIILVPQNPDTTPQEELFPSRNTEKQVYDQILSDAQSAFDLLPNRWVTQNGRASKWAAKSLESRAALYAGSIAKYGTVQLDGVIGIPASAADAYYQISLSASQTVIAEGGYSLFNQYSDPATNYANLFLDETDDEAIFTKIWIPFEKGHEYDLHNVPFSYRLDWGASMSPTKQLVDSYEVLSTGKLPNEVGSGYDETNPWENRDPRLKGTILTNNDIFQGEPVEIWYGTETGGTIDTGSGTGIGKDGLNIHPDATKTGFYVRKYLEDGDSPLFVPQYYSGQDCLIFRLGETYLNAAEAAMELGIETSARDYIEVIRTRAGLQQNLRLEPYSGTELRDRIRNERKLELAFEDHRYWDVRRWRIATEALSIQVEGVRTLRHVDLAGNETFTYETFDAEALPMNFDQRHYYLPIGQNRINNNSNLIENVGY
- a CDS encoding triple tyrosine motif-containing protein; amino-acid sequence: MSKIPLKSHFDSKDYSGSIQNWRFDQDSDGILYVANNEGLLKFDGSQWHKFKVPLSTKIRAVKIDNQHRIFVGGQNQIGYFKNTQNGLKFTSLVDNLRPDLKSFSEIWNIIEINKNIYFNTESKLLVYNGDEIKELESPGFLQASFKHRNKIIAQFYEEGLFEFVNGKFEPIIGTKLLPEIVAVLENGVDDLYFSKTGILYKSGNFKKPFKDYSKEFGSINSGIRLNNGDYAIGTQNNGLFILNSNFSVKHHFTKNNGLSDRTVKSVYEDTFNNLWIALNNGIDYLKMSLPFSLLNEEVGVEGTGYAAHNFNESVYLGTSNGVFLQNFAQEPRKTRKYEFIRGSEGQVYDFSQIDNELILNHHQGAFVIKDKGLDKFHDIGSWKFIKTTDPNLILGGDYQGIRYFKRLDGKWNRVGEIPNLTESSRILKFENDSTLWMTHGYKGAYKVQLDNNLELKNKVQHFGKHSGFPSNILISSYMLNGKLIFTSEHGIFDFNTDSLKFSSNLFFDKMLGKTHVSQLVSSADNSIYYIQDQELGVLKQKSYGEFQKETQVFKHINKLINDDLQNISILDDQNILVGAKEGFIHYNPLKDHQITKDFSVLVRSIEITQSEDSTAIITPSLSKSLELHSEQNLKISYVSPYFDGFEDLQYSYKLTPLDEDWSKWSPLNEKGYEHLPYGQYTFEVKALNIYGIESKTSSFSFKVLAPWYATKAARLAYFGIGVLGFVLIPLIQQRRHKIETSFITKEKEKELKIKNKEIDKLQTEKLQTELDLKNEQLTSITMQFLKNKEFIKNIQDKIAGTLNLGSSSQELKRLIKTIDQELSDNDSWDQFAYHFDQVHGNYLEKLSRSNIRLSPREIKLAAFLRMNMSSKEISKLLNITTRGVELARYRLRKKLNLKREQNLVEFLIDLDNG
- a CDS encoding SusC/RagA family TonB-linked outer membrane protein, which translates into the protein MKTRFLNCFKKLKRTNLLTLVFILCVSNGLAQNLVSGNVSDEVTKQPIPGVTILIKDSIKGTTTDFDGNFTIEVSTTDILVVSYLGYLTQEIEVNDTLDFTLLLREDTSELDEVIVVGYGTKSKQKIISAVSIVDEEALKALPVATVSNGLEGLASGLFVRQTSGEPGFSNSSFEVRNFGNALVIVDGAPGDINQLEANEIESISVLKDAAAAAVYGVQGGNGVVLITTKKGRYGKPQLTYSNQFTYTSLTSYPDFLTSAQYGEVLNEGFRNSNQAPFYTEDEIELFRSGADPINYPNTDWKSMVIKDWGFQQRHNLNLTGGTEKVNYFVSAGYLDQGSNYNADVLSYQQYNLRSNLNAKVTENVQLTFNLAARRKMNEAPAYSAYDIFRELSRALPTDLAYYPDGTPAKPSVSPNHIAEGIKDFNAGYYRRKNNNFDAKLSLKWDINQVPGLSLKTYASLIYDTSFQKDWGKTYNLYTLNRQTGNYDIFRATPEGSFSDTVLEQGTSYSNQYVLQESITYDKKLGDHSISALALMEVQKSQGENFSGRRQDFQSTLIDQLFAGSLENQGADGGEYRENRMGFVGRLSYDYKSKYFFESTIRHDGSSRFAPGKEWGTFPSVSLGWRLSNEKFFEPLKNTISDFKLRGSVGTAGYDGTAAYQWLSGFNYNFFWIPGDAAVPTIDNTALANVDLTWETNTTYDIGFDAALFKNELTVSFDYFFRKREDVIARASSSIPSTLGVAVADQNLYEFSNQGFEFSLNYKKQINDNLKVNALLNFSKSREKAVFIDEAFQEDPFMRDNLTVTGGYTNLRRGYISEGLFQNQDQIDQWAVQDGNGNATLQPGDIRYKDLNGDNIIDVKDQKVFGVGDKPAINYSLNLGAEYKNFSLSVLLTGAAGYDIYLDGEAQSPLRNGFNGYSYQLDYWTPQNTGATFPRVSDGGFNDNNYKYSDFWLRNGKHLRFKNINLSYTLPKFKNNAGFEKMTVFVTGYNLFVIKDYKEEFDPQNTSSVGWYYPQTKSITFGVNITL
- a CDS encoding T9SS type A sorting domain-containing protein, with the protein product MKKITLLLILGLMATFGFAQNLITNGTFDDASGWTVVNQYGTDSTNGSVEISGGQATIEKIDASDGGWIHMGLYTSVTLTAGFYQFDMDMTFGGINSIWGEVYIGATEPVQNVEYSGDLQVLKAYNAWDCTQTYSGSAVAFGCDDSSPGNFQITADGTYYLLFRTGGGTFGDNGIVLDNWSLVADAAQPVANFSESTSESNLEATFTNTSTDATSYSWDFGDGNVSADENPVHSYTFKGQYIVTLTATSSEGSNVFSKEIFVGAVSTPISEFNFDFSSPTPLRNERLIDYSEANGVATATGVNDDWWSQIKYLHNAGIDLSGEDRGIAVKVKGPRTSQLTIKIESNGPEHSVTADYTTPNSWQTLLFDFSSFNSTNNTKIALFFDIQTNFDDTVDPNLNVFQVDDYVFGEFASLGVNDLKMNEATVYPNPTTNFWNISTNNIQINSVDVFDILGKRVISLQPNTMSTTIDATNLTPGVYISKIRTELGIETKKLIKH